Proteins found in one Oncorhynchus keta strain PuntledgeMale-10-30-2019 unplaced genomic scaffold, Oket_V2 Un_contig_26039_pilon_pilon, whole genome shotgun sequence genomic segment:
- the LOC127922508 gene encoding CUB and sushi domain-containing protein 2-like, whose protein sequence is MPTQVDVSAIELPSLGYTLIYTCQPGFYLAEGSEHRTCRGDGSWTGKQPVCAADIRPSGNTVGTVQEPPNPKLPVPVGVFAKNSLWRGSYEYLGKKQPAMLSITSYEAFNQRVNGTLIDHSGVELKLA, encoded by the exons ATGCCCACCCAGGTGGATGTGTCTGCCATAGAGTTGCCGTCCCTCGGTTACACCCTGATCTACACCTGTCAGCCAGGCTTTTACCTGGCCGAGGGGTCAGAACACAGAACCTGTCGGGGTGACGGGAGCTGGACCGGGAAGCAACCTGTCTGTGCTG CTGATATCCGTCCCAGTGGGAATACAGTGGGGACCGTCCAGGAGCCGCCCAATCCTAAACTACCAG tcccGGTTGGTGTGTTTGCTAAGAACAGCCTGTGGAGAGGATCTTATGAGTACCTGGGGAAGAAGCAGCCGGCCATGCTGAGCATTACCTCCTATGAAGCCTTCAACCAGCGAGTTAATGGAACTCTCATCGACCACAGTGGGGTGGAACTCAAACTGGCTG